TCTTATGCAAAAATATTATGATGCTATTGATGAACTTCTTGAAGCTGTTAAGATTAATCCTAATTATTATGAGGCTTACAAATTTCTGGCTGAAATTTATTATAAATTAAAAATATATAATCAAGCTCAGTTTTTTATAGAAAAAGCTTATAAGATGTCAAATAGAGACATCGAATATAAAATTCTTTATGCAAATATATTGCTTAAAAATAATGGAGCATCACAAGCTAAAAAGTTTTATTCAGAGGTTTTATCTAAACAGAAAAATAACATTGATGCTTTAGTGGGGCTTGCTTCAATTTTTGAAGAAGAAGGTTTACTTATTGCGGCTGCTAATTATTATTTGTCCGTTCTTGAGTATAGTCGTACAAATTATAGTGCATTTGACCATCTTATGAGCATTTATGAAAAATTAAACATGAATGATAAGGCACAACATTTAATAAATAAGGTTAGAGGAACTTTTACTTCTTTTCCGGATTTTCATAGGAGAGTTGCAGAATTTTCTATTAAAACTGGTAATTTAGGATCTGCTGAAAAATATGCTCAAAATTATTTAATGTTGCTAAAGACTACTTATAAAGATTTTGGACTTGTTGATGCTTATCGTTTACTTGCTCTTGTTTATTTATATCAAGTTAAATATGAAGATGCAGTAGATGCGCTTCAAAAAGCGATAGTTATTGAACAAGATTCTGATGAGCTTTATTATTTACTTGGATATTCTTATTTAAAATTTGGAGAGGTTGATAAGGCTGTTTTTAATTTGGAGAGGGCTAAAAATATGAAAAAAGACTTAGAATTTTATGATATGGCTCTTGAAGAAAGTTTTTTTGTATCTAATTTTAGAAGTGCATTTCAAAAAAATAATAGTACTAATGTAGAAATATCTAAGAGGTATCAAAATGAAGGGCTTAAGGCTTTTCAAGATTTAAGTTTAGATGCAGCAATATTTAATGTAAAGAATGCTATTGATATTTATCCTGATAATGATGGGGCTAGATTTTTGCTTGCTAAGATTTATAAGTTTATGAAATTAGATGTAATGGCTTATGAAGAACTGTATTATTTGGTAGAACAGAGAAAGGTTACTGATTCTGAGATTTTAGATTTTTATGATATGGTTGCATTTGATATTAGAAGTTCTTTGTTTTTTAAGTATGGTTATAAAACTATTGGTGACTTGAATAAGCTTTATGATAACCAAACAGTTTACAGGATAGGTATTTTTACTCAAAATGAAAATAAAGTTTTTGGTGCAAATGATTTAATTTTAAAATATGCTGAGAGGATTCTTGATCGTAATTTAAATATAGAAGTGGTTAATTATAGATTTGATTATAATAAGGATAAAGATTATTTGGTAAGTAGTTTTTCTGAGGAATTTTCTTATGCACGAAATAATAATCTTGATTTATTTTTAATGTTTGATCTTGATGTGGATGTTTTTCAAAACTTGGCTAGTTTAAGGGTAGATATTTTTTCAGGTAAAACCGGAGTTAAAGTGAAAACTTTTAGTTATAATTCAGGGGGAGTGTTATATTTGAGTAATATTTTAAGTTCTTTCTCTAGAGATTTTAATGATTATTTGCCAAAAAAGGGAAAAATACTTCAGATCAAAAAAGATGATGTTTTAATTAATCTTGGGCATGTAAACGATGTAAAACTAGGTGATGTCTTTTTAGTTCTTAAAGAGGGGGCTTTAAAATATAATAGTGATAGTGCTAGTTTTATGAGTTATAGTAAGTCAGATATTCTTGGTGAAATTTCTATTGAGGAGATAGGTGATTATATTTCTAGAGGGACTTTAAAATCATCTGCACTTTTAAGAGATTATATTCAAGAAGGATATACGGTTTTTATAAAAAAATAGTTTGACACTTGGTATTAATTAATTTATTATTTAATAATTCTAGTAGACAATAAAAAATGATGGAGGAGTTGTATGAAGTTAGCTATTAATGGCTTTGGACGTATAGGTAGAAATGTTTTTAAAATTGCTTTTGAGAGAGGAATAGAAGTTGTTGCTGTAAATGATTTGACAGATCCTAAAACACTTGCACATCTTTTGAAATATGATTCTACTTTTGGAGTATATAATAAAAAAGTTGAAGCAAGAGATGGAGCTATTGTAGTAGATGGGAAAGAAATAAAGATTATTGCTGAGCGTGATCCCAAAAAGCTTCCTTGGGGTAAATTTGGGATTGATGTTGTAATTGAGTCAACAGGTGTGTTCTCTTCAGCAACAAGTGATAGAGGTGGGTATCTTGATCATGTTGAACATGCTGGTGCTAAGAAAGTAATTTTGACAGTGCCTGCTAAAGATGATATTAAAACAATTGTACTTGGTGTTAATGAGCATGAAATTACTTCTGATTTAAAAGCTGTTTCTAATG
Above is a window of Borrelia hispanica CRI DNA encoding:
- a CDS encoding tetratricopeptide repeat protein; protein product: MNFKRFFIMLLFFYLNFGSLIGATTTAIEYYQKAQTCYLMQKYYDAIDELLEAVKINPNYYEAYKFLAEIYYKLKIYNQAQFFIEKAYKMSNRDIEYKILYANILLKNNGASQAKKFYSEVLSKQKNNIDALVGLASIFEEEGLLIAAANYYLSVLEYSRTNYSAFDHLMSIYEKLNMNDKAQHLINKVRGTFTSFPDFHRRVAEFSIKTGNLGSAEKYAQNYLMLLKTTYKDFGLVDAYRLLALVYLYQVKYEDAVDALQKAIVIEQDSDELYYLLGYSYLKFGEVDKAVFNLERAKNMKKDLEFYDMALEESFFVSNFRSAFQKNNSTNVEISKRYQNEGLKAFQDLSLDAAIFNVKNAIDIYPDNDGARFLLAKIYKFMKLDVMAYEELYYLVEQRKVTDSEILDFYDMVAFDIRSSLFFKYGYKTIGDLNKLYDNQTVYRIGIFTQNENKVFGANDLILKYAERILDRNLNIEVVNYRFDYNKDKDYLVSSFSEEFSYARNNNLDLFLMFDLDVDVFQNLASLRVDIFSGKTGVKVKTFSYNSGGVLYLSNILSSFSRDFNDYLPKKGKILQIKKDDVLINLGHVNDVKLGDVFLVLKEGALKYNSDSASFMSYSKSDILGEISIEEIGDYISRGTLKSSALLRDYIQEGYTVFIKK